In the genome of Raphanus sativus cultivar WK10039 chromosome 4, ASM80110v3, whole genome shotgun sequence, one region contains:
- the LOC108849188 gene encoding protein ESMERALDA 1: protein MLAKNRLPGSGHTTPSPPGSPRRSPRYRRSKASGRFPAAVQPNRTLAHRLSWLVVSVLLRRQGVFLFAPLIYISCMLLYMGTVSFDVGPIIRHRSPPGSVYKSPQLYAKLRPDMDADNSSADAISTIWKHSYKGGEWKPYVNKSTGALPDSNGYIYVEANGGLNQQRTSICNAVAVAGYLNATLVIPNFHYHSIWRDPSKFGDIYDEEFFVSTLANDVRVVDTIPEYIMERFDYNMTNVYNFRVKAWSPIQYYRDSILPKLLEEKVIRISPFANRLSFDAPKAVQRLRCLANYEALRFSEPILTLGETLVKRMKEQSADHGTKYVSVHLRFEEDMVAFSCCIFDGGNQEKQDMIAARERGWKGKFTKPGRVIRPGAIRQNGKCPLTPLEVGLMLRGMGFSKSTYIYLASGQIYNANRTMAPLLEMFPNLQTKEMLASEEELSPCKNFSSRMAAIDYTVCLHSEVFVTTQGGNFPHFLMGHRRYLFGGHSKTIRPDKRKLAIIFDNPNIGWRSFKRQMLNMRSHSDSKGFELKRPNDSIYTFPCPDCMSHRNKTTTPDTRPPSTS, encoded by the exons ATGCTCGCGAAGAACCGGCTGCCGGGAAGCGGCCACACGACACCATCCCCTCCGGGGTCCCCCCGCCGTTCTCCTCGTTACCGACGGTCGAAAGCCTCGGGGCGATTTCCCGCCGCCGTTCAGCCGAATCGGACGCTCGCTCATCGCCTCTCGTGGCTCGTCGTATCGGTTCTCCTCCGGCGCCAGGGAGTCTTCCTGTTCGCTCCTCTGATCTACATCTCGTGTATGCTGCTTTACATGGGCACCGTCTCGTTCGACGTTGGCCCCATCATAAGGCATCGGTCTCCCCCTGGATCCGTCTACAAAAGCCCCCAGCTTTACGCCAAGCTCCGCCCTGACATGGACGCCGATAACTCCTCGGCTGATGCg ATATCAACCATTTGGAAGCATTCGTATAAAGGTGGGGAGTGGAAGCCGTACGTTAACAAGTCCACTGGAg CCTTGCCGGACTCAAACGGTTACATATATGTGGAGGCAAACGGGGGACTGAATCAGCAGAGGACATCG ATATGCAATGCGGTTGCTGTCGCTGGCTATCTTAATGCAACTCTAGTGATTCCTAATTTTCACTATCACAGCATATGGAGAGATCCTAG TAAATTTGGGGACATCTACGATGAAGAGTTCTTTGTCAGTACCTTAGCAAATGATGTGCGGGTGGTTGACACAATTCCTGAATATATAATGGAGCGATTTGACTATAACATGACAAATGTCTACAACTTCAGAGTTAAAGCTTGGTCACCTATTCAATATTATCGGGACTCCATCTTGCCCAAGCTACTTGAGGAGAA GGTTATACGAATCTCACCATTTGCAAATAGACTTTCGTTTGATGCTCCTAAAGCTGTCCAGAGACTTAGATGTTTGGCGAATTACGAAGCCCTGAGGTTTTCAGAACCCATTCTAACCCTAGGAGAAACGCTGGTGAAGAGAATGAAGGAGCAAAGTGCAGACCACGGAACAAAGTACGTATCTGTACATCTGCGCTTTGAAGAG GACATGGTAGCTTTCTCCTGTTGTATATTTGATGGTGGCAACCAAGAAAAACAAGATATGATTGCAGCAAGAGAACGGGGATGGAAAGGAAAATTCACAAAACCAGGCCGTGTTATTCGACCTGGTGCTATCAGGCAAAATGGGAAATGCCCATTAACTCCTTTAGAG GTGGGGTTAATGCTCAGAGGAATGGGTTTCAGCAAAAGCACATATATATACCTTGCATCTGGTCAGATATATAATGCGAATAGAACAATGGCCCCACTACTAGAGATGTTCCCGAATTTACAAACAAAGGAGATGCTTGCCTCAGAGGAGGAACTTTCTCCATGTAAG AACTTCTCTTCCAGAATGGCTGCCATAGATTACACGGTCTGTCTCCACAGTGAGGTATTTGTGACAACACAAGGTGGAAACTTCCCTCACTTTCTCATGGGTCATCGAAGATACTTGTTTGGAGGACATTCCAAAACTATTAGACCAGACAAGCGAAAATTAGCAATCATCTTTGACAATCCCAACATTGG ATGGCGGAGTTTTAAACGTCAGATGCTAAACATGAGGTCTCATAGTGACTCAAAGGGGTTTGAGCTAAAACGACCTAATGACTCTATTTACACATTCCCTTGCCCTGACTGCATGTCCCATAGGAACAAAACAACGACCCCAGATACTAGGCCACCTTCTACGTCCTGA